The sequence TTTGGCAAAGTCACGCCCCAAACCTGTCCGGAATGCGGCGGCGTGCTGGTACAGATCAAGGAGGGCGGCTTTACCCGCTACCGGTGCCACACGGGGCACGCCTACAGCGGCGACACCCTGCTGGTCAGCGTCACTGAGGCCATTGAAGACCGGTTGTGGATGACGATGCGGGCACTGGAAGAAGCCAGTATGCTCTTGGAAAATACGGGCCGGGAACTGGAAGCGTCTGGGAAGACAGAATTGGCCGGAAAGTATGTGCAACAAGCCAAAATAATGGAAGACCGCACAAAGTTGATCTTTCAAAATGTGGTCAGCAACGAAGCCCTGAGCGCCGAAAAGTTTTCTCACCAGGCAAGCCTCAGCGCCCCTCCCCACAAGCCACTCTAAATTAACAACAACCGGAACGCAGGTAGGCTCCGACCTGGTCTGGAGGGAGCACGCCTGCAAACAGATGCCCCTGGCCTATCTCCACGCCCAGCTCGACCAAGTGGCGGCGCTGCTCTTCGGTCTCTATCCCCTCCGCCACCACCGTCATGCCCAAGGCGCGGCCCATGGAGACGATAGCCCGCACCAGTTCGAGGTTCTCGCTCAGGGTCTGGATAAAAGAGCGGTCAATTTTGAGCATTCGCACGGGAAACCGGTGCAGGGTACTGAGCGACGAATACCCCTTCCCAAAATCGTCGACCACCAGATTCACGTCCGCCTCGCGCAGGGCCTGAATAGTCAGGGGATCGGCCGCACTGCTGTGGGTCAACACCCGCTCGGTGATTTCCATTTGAATGTGCCACGGCCTCGGGACAGCATGGCCGATCAGGTGCGCCGTGACTTCCCCCACTTGCGCCAAATTCCCCGCCGACACGTTGACATTCATCCACAGCTTTGGGCACCGCTGAGGGTGGATGGGCCCTTCGCGTTGCCACACGATCATCTGCTGTTCGGCGGTCTCCAAGACCCACCGGTCAATCTGGCCGACCAACCCGAGTTCCTCGGCCAAGGGGATGAAAACTCCCGGCGAGAGCAGGCCACGCTGCGGATGCTGCCAGCGGACGAGGGCTTCGAGGCCCAGCAGCTGGCCGTCTTGCAGCGACACCATCGGCTGATAGTGAACGACCAGTTCATGACGTTCGAGCGCGTGTCGCAGCTCGGTTTCCAGTTTGACCCTGTCCCGAAACAGGCCGCGCAGGCCGGGTTCGAACACTTGAACTTTGGCCCCTCCACTCCGCTTGGCCTGATAGAGCGCGAGGTCGACATCTTTGAGAATCTCTTCGGCGGTGTCATAGCCGCCCGAAACAGACAGAATTCCGGTGCTCAACCCAATGAACACGTCCTGGTGATCTACGGAGACAGGAGGCACGAGCGCCG is a genomic window of Deinococcus sp. QL22 containing:
- a CDS encoding bifunctional diguanylate cyclase/phosphodiesterase, which gives rise to MAPDLVHELGVYHTELNLQNEELQLTVAELELKHRLYHTLYEHAPTAYFTLNEHADILNVNQAGAALLEFEHPHLLMRRFLLFVLPAQRSALSQFLATLLETGTAKPQQFTFVRRSGERREVQVQGLTLPASTPEPLRYLMTLTDVSALVQAQTHLESLNATLEERVAARTQQLTALTIQLSHQARHDHLTGLPNRAAFEEALQEALRALHHTGQGFTVLFCDVDQFKRINDGLGHSAGDQVLQELAQRLRHVIRPTDHVARLGGDEFALLIPGGTHLTVAARLQAALVPPVSVDHQDVFIGLSTGILSVSGGYDTAEEILKDVDLALYQAKRSGGAKVQVFEPGLRGLFRDRVKLETELRHALERHELVVHYQPMVSLQDGQLLGLEALVRWQHPQRGLLSPGVFIPLAEELGLVGQIDRWVLETAEQQMIVWQREGPIHPQRCPKLWMNVNVSAGNLAQVGEVTAHLIGHAVPRPWHIQMEITERVLTHSSAADPLTIQALREADVNLVVDDFGKGYSSLSTLHRFPVRMLKIDRSFIQTLSENLELVRAIVSMGRALGMTVVAEGIETEEQRRHLVELGVEIGQGHLFAGVLPPDQVGAYLRSGCC